AAGCTGATTGCTGTTGCAGTAAAGCTCTTGCAAAGCATTTAAACCTTGTACGTCAAGCTCGGTAATATTATTGAACCGGCAGTCAAGCTTTTGCAAGGCGGTACAGCCTGAGGTGTCAAGGGCGATAAGCGGTCTATTGTTGCCTGACTCTTCACCCCTACAGTCAAGCTCGATGATGTCCCCTATGAGGGTAACCTTTGTACCTATTGCGGTGAGTGTGGTTTCCACATCGCTTGTAAGCTCAGTTACGGTGCAGCCTTCCACTTTCATTGCAGAGCCGTCTTTTGTCTTTGCCTTCACTTTAACGGTGTTCTTATCGGGGCTCAAGGTGAGTTTGACAGAGTAGGGCTCAAAGCTCACCGTAATGGCGGCCGGCTTTGTTACGTTGTGGGCGTAGGTGTTTGACTTGTGGCCTAAAATGGCGTTGCCGTCCAGTTTCCACTCTTTCACCCTGTAGCCATCGTCGGCTTTGGCAGTAAATATTACCCATTTGCCCTCTTCAACCTTGTCGCCTGAAGTGATTTCGCTTGTGCCGAGTATCGCTTTCAGCGTGCCGTTAGGCGGCGTGCCTTCTACGCTAAAAGTGACGGCGTGTTTGGGCGGTGCAGGCGGGGCTGGCGGCTCAGGCTTCTCGGCGCTCGCCGGCTGTTTACATGCGGTAAACATCAGTGCGATGAGCAGCATGAGAGCTGCTCCCAAAAAGGCAGGTGCCTTTATCTTTGAATTACATGTTTTCATAGTAATTCCTCCTATAAAATATTTGAAATATAGCCACCGCACAGGATGTGCGGTCACTGCCAACTGTATGCGAGTTTGCGGAGCAAACTCGGGTTGAAAATCGGACAGGATGTCCGATTTTCATACCGCCGCAGCTCTTTGGAAATCTTTGTTTGTATGCCTTTCTGTTTACGGATGGGGTTTCCAAAGGGGTATCCCCTTTGGCAGCGTTGAAAAGGAGATAGGGGGCCGTAGGGGGAAAGAGGGAAACTTGCGTCTGACAAGTGTCTCTCTTTCCCCCTACAAAAAGCTGGGGGTTTAAGGGGGACGCAGCCCCCTTTACTAAACCAAGGTTGTTTTGAGTAAAATTGTATGTGTTTGGGTGTAAATTTGTTTGGACGGAGTGATCCGTTATCATAAAAGTGCAGACCTAAAAACCCGAAAAATAAAGGAAGGGAAAATATGGTCAAGTACAGTAAAGAATTTAAAGAACAGGCACTGCTATTGTCGGAAGAGATAGGAGTGAAAAAGGCAGCCGAGCAGCTGGGAATCAGTTATCACACGATTGCAGACTGGAGAAAAGTGAGAAGCCGAAAGGCGAAGGAAGAAAGAATCGCATCGGACAAAAGTCCGTTGAACGAGCGGGAACTTGAGATGCAGCGGGAAATACAGGAGCTGAAAAAAGCGAATGAAATCCTCAAGGACGCTCTCGGTTTTTTCGTCGTAGACCGGAAGAAGTAAGCACGCAAGGGTTATTCAGCTACATTTTGGAAAACGCAAAGGAAAAAATGTGGTCAATTGTGAAGATGTGCAGTACCCTAAAGGTGAGCGAGACGGGCTTTTACAAGTGGAAACGGAACCGTAACAAAATAAAAAGCTGGCAACTTCTTCTGGTCGAAATACACAAGATTCTTTCAGAGGATCCTGAAAACGATAACTACGGGATAGAAAGGATACGATTGGCACTTGAGCAGCGAGGTATAAAAGTTTCTCGCTCGACTGTAATAAGAGCGATGAGGAAGGGAAACCTGCTGCATAAGAGCAGAAGAAGTCCCGATGGGCTTACCAAAGCCGACAGAAAGGCGCAACGGCCTGAAAATCTTCTGAAAGGAGACTTTAGTTCAGATGCGCCTAACAAGAAATGGCTGACCGACATAACGCAGGTTCCGTGCAAAGACGGAAAACTGTATATTGCACCGATAATGGACTGCTTTGCAGGAGAGATAATCACAGTTGCAATGGACGATAACATGAAAAAAGAGCTTTGTATAAGAGCTCTAAAGGAGGCATACGAATTAAGAAAGCCGGATGATGGGCTCATACATCACAGTGACGCAGGCTCTCAATACACGAGCGAGGCATATAAAAGCGAATTGGCTCGCCGTCATGCAATTCAAAGCATGAGCGGTGTGGGAAAGTGTTATGATAATGCGAGGATGGAATCCTTTTTTGCGACGCTGAAGAAGGAGAAACTATACCGCATAGATACAACAAAATTAAAAAGGGAAGAAGTAAAGAAAATCGTCTGGAGGTTTATTGTCTACTACAACCGACGAAGGATTACCACAATGAATCTGCAAGGTTATCCTCCTATGATTTATCGGGAACTGTTTGAAGCCGGCTTATTAAAACCGGCAGCTTAAACTACAACTTTAGGGGATTTAGGGTCTGCACTATTATTGACTTTTTCAGAGCGGGAGTTTATGCCGCTTGTCGCTTGTCGCTTGTCGCTTGTCGCTTGTCGCTTGTTGCTTGTTGCTTGTTGCTTGTTGCTTGTTGCTTGTTGCTTGTTGCTTGTTGCTTGTTGCTTGTTGCTTGTTGCTAAAAATTATGAGGTGCGTTTCGGCTTTGTCAAGTCCTTTTGCAAAACTTTTTGCACTTTTTTGCTGAGAATCTTTGTAGCTTCTGTCGGTGCTTTTCCAGCGTTTTTCTATCATCACTTATATTATAGCCCGTTTTTATGCGGATTTCAATGTTTTGGGAAAGTTTTTTTTAATTTAACCGCAAAGATACAAAGAGCGCAAAGGAATTTTGATGGTGTTTTGATGACATATTCTTTCATTTTCCTTGGCGTTCCTTGCGGGCTTGGCGGTTTTATTTTACATCTACTCCGGGTATTTGCAAAAAGGCTATTCAAAATTGCCTCAAGATAGCAGGTGTTTCAAATGTTTTCGACTTCTTCTTTGCTGAGACCGGTAGCTCTTACGATAGCTTCTATGGCAAACCCCATTTCAAGTAAATTCTTTGCCGTTTCAAGCTTTGTTTGGTATGAACCTTCAGAAAAGCCCTGTTCAATTCCTTGTTCAATACCTTCGGCAAAGGCGATTTCATGTTCTTCGGCTCGCTGTACTGCAATATCTGTTTCATAATCGTATTCGGCTACTAGCATGTTTATAATTTTTCTACTTCCGCTTGAGTAAGCCCGGTACCTTCAGCGATTTTTGCTATCGGTATACCCATTTTCTTAAAAGCCAAAGCTGTTTTTATTACTCCATCGGAAAAGCCTCGCTTAATACCCTGTTCAATACCCTCGGTAAAGGCTATTTCCCGTTCTTCTGCTCGTTGTACGGCTATATCCGTATCATAATCGTATTCGGCTACTAACATGTTTATTACCTCCCGTGATTTTCTCTGTAAATATTCTTTTAATATTCCTTTTTCTATGCATATCTTTACCGCATTGGTAAAACCGTTTTCGCTGTCGAGTTGGGTTTGCTTTCTCACTTCCTCTACAAAGCGGCTGTATTCTTCAAGCGGTTTGCAGGCTGTTAAGACTTTATTTGCTTTGTCCGTGTTGATGTTGAGCACTTGCACCGTCAACTCCAGCGGCACTTGTTCGGGCTTTGTTATAAAGGCATCGGAAAGTTTTAGAACCGTAGTTTCAGGGTAGTCTTCCGTACCGTTATAGAAAACGTAGAATTCCGGCGTGGGGATTTTAGACAGCTTTCTTAAATACCTATCAGTCGGTGCTTGCAGTTTTTCGTAGAGCCTTGCTATGTATTCTAAAAAGCGCAAAGGCATATTTTCGTTTATCGTCGATTGGTGCTCTGCAAGGACGATAATCTTATTGTCTACAAGGCAGGAAACATCGTTGATTATGTTCATATACATAACATTATCGAGCCTTATGTTTTCTACAGGACAAGACATTTGCAAATTCGTTCCATGCAAGGCATTATAGAGTGATAAAAAATTCTCTTTTGCCTTTTCATCTTCACTGAAAAGGTCGACAAACACCGAGTCCTTATATTTTCTGTTTGAAGTACTCATAGCCACCCCCTCATTGATTGTATTATACCACAATTACCTCAATTTTGTAAGAGCTGTTTTTTTTAATTTAA
The DNA window shown above is from Treponema denticola and carries:
- a CDS encoding leucine-rich repeat domain-containing protein produces the protein MKTCNSKIKAPAFLGAALMLLIALMFTACKQPASAEKPEPPAPPAPPKHAVTFSVEGTPPNGTLKAILGTSEITSGDKVEEGKWVIFTAKADDGYRVKEWKLDGNAILGHKSNTYAHNVTKPAAITVSFEPYSVKLTLSPDKNTVKVKAKTKDGSAMKVEGCTVTELTSDVETTLTAIGTKVTLIGDIIELDCRGEESGNNRPLIALDTSGCTALQKLDCRFNNITELDVQGLNALQELYCNSNQLIALDVHGLTALQKLYCNANRLTALNVSGCTVLQELICRNNQLTALNVSKCTALQELNCSDNKIPELNVQNLTKLQKLNCSGNKLSTLDVHGLTALQKLYCRNNQLTDLDVLGLTALQELICHTNKLSTLDVHGLTALQKLYCRNNQLTTLNVKGCTALKSLICYQNKLNADAFIKIFNDLPTHEVSDDAAAVLYATEISEGNCKNFSAPESLKAAFDGAKAKHWKMKKMAGYLEEDI
- a CDS encoding transposase, producing MVKYSKEFKEQALLLSEEIGVKKAAEQLGISYHTIADWRKVRSRKAKEERIASDKSPLNERELEMQREIQELKKANEILKDALGFFVVDRKK
- a CDS encoding IS3 family transposase, with protein sequence MWSIVKMCSTLKVSETGFYKWKRNRNKIKSWQLLLVEIHKILSEDPENDNYGIERIRLALEQRGIKVSRSTVIRAMRKGNLLHKSRRSPDGLTKADRKAQRPENLLKGDFSSDAPNKKWLTDITQVPCKDGKLYIAPIMDCFAGEIITVAMDDNMKKELCIRALKEAYELRKPDDGLIHHSDAGSQYTSEAYKSELARRHAIQSMSGVGKCYDNARMESFFATLKKEKLYRIDTTKLKREEVKKIVWRFIVYYNRRRITTMNLQGYPPMIYRELFEAGLLKPAA
- a CDS encoding Rpn family recombination-promoting nuclease/putative transposase, which translates into the protein MSTSNRKYKDSVFVDLFSEDEKAKENFLSLYNALHGTNLQMSCPVENIRLDNVMYMNIINDVSCLVDNKIIVLAEHQSTINENMPLRFLEYIARLYEKLQAPTDRYLRKLSKIPTPEFYVFYNGTEDYPETTVLKLSDAFITKPEQVPLELTVQVLNINTDKANKVLTACKPLEEYSRFVEEVRKQTQLDSENGFTNAVKICIEKGILKEYLQRKSREVINMLVAEYDYDTDIAVQRAEEREIAFTEGIEQGIKRGFSDGVIKTALAFKKMGIPIAKIAEGTGLTQAEVEKL